GTAGTCGCGTATTGGAAAGCAAAACCGTGAAActgcgggtggctgaatgataggtaagtcggAGGTCAAACAGACAATATCTACTATGAACATTTGTGATCATCACTTGTTAGAGTGTGAAGAGTTTGATCAAAAAAAGGAAAGAATTCAATTGCTAAAGAGTCTCCCATATAGGGAGAAAATTTTCCCGCATAGGGAGCTGTCTCCCGTATAGGGAGAAAAGTCTCCCGTATCGGGAGAATGGTTTGACGGGTTGAAATTGGTTTTTGACTCAGACTCCTCGTTTGATTCCGATTCGTATTCatttagcactataaatataccccTATGTATTAGTAGTGTGTATATAGTTTTGTAGGTTGATTTTATATGTTTAGCCCATAGCCCACTTTTATTGTATAGCCTGTAGGGTTCCAGCCCATTGTATTTTCTATATATTGTAGTTAATGAGAATGATTCAATTCAATGGgaaatattcactttatactatgTAACATGCAATTGTGTGCACCAATTTTATACAGTAGTAAATATAATCTCTTGTTTGCGCCTTGGAGTAAAcatttctccgtgttttggagttgggatatgaCCACGTTACCTGCCTGCGtcgtttatctttatttttattattatgcttTAATTGTTCATTTATTGTTGTGGGTTTGTGATCGTATTTGATCAAGTTTCTTGGTTGGGGtccaacatcatcatcaacttcCTTTGTATGACATGTATGGTATGGCGTTTGTGATAAAGTGATGATTGGAAGATGATCTCATTTAGGTAAGAAAAGTGCGGTATTATCAACATTAGTCAATAGCTCGAAATGATGCAGGGTATTCCAAGGTATGGATATGAGAGATTGGGCGGTTGAGGGAGATACATACGTTTTATTTTTTTGTGTAGAATAATTCTGAGTTATTAAAGAGTACAAAATTGACTTTTAATTTACGCTTGACTAAATGTATGGATGGAATTGAATTCTACTAATAACCTTTTATCTTGAATAAATTCCACATTAACATGTATAATACATATACATTCAGTGTAGTATGGAAATGTATGATTAAGGCTTTTTTTTTAAGTAGCCTATACATTTTGATTTTTAAGTATAATTTTAGCACCACGGAAAGTTAGAAGacaaaagaataaaaaaaaaataaaaataaaagtaaacaATAACATATGTAAGAAACTTAATTACTCTATCTTTAGGGACTCCAGTTGACAAATATTCAGCAATAAATTGAAGACTACTGAGTATATTTCAATCTTCCATCATAAGTTTATAACACCAAATAGTAACTAACCTCTTATTTCCATGATGGAACTAAGCCCAAGCTTGATTGTAATATGTGGTGTAGGGATGCTTGTGGTGATACTTATATGGAGGATTTTGGATTGGGTTTGGTTTACACCGAAGAAGATGGAGAAATGTCTAAGAGAACAAGGACTCAAAGGAACCACTTACAAGCTGTTGTATGGAGATATGAAGGAGATGGCGAAGATGATAACTGTTGCATATTCCAAACCCATTAATTTGACTGATGATATCGTGCCACGAGTTTTGTCATTCACTAATATCATGGTTACCACTCATGGTATGTACTGTCTTGTCTTATCTCATCATGTATAAGATTTTGGTAGCAGATGCTCTTATGATATAACATTTCTATGCTGTAGAAGTCATTTAAGTAACTAACAGATCAAATAGATTTTATAATCTAATTGTGATTTGAGTTATCATTATGTTATGATGAATGATTGCTAGGTAAGAATTGCTTTACATGGATGGGTCCAAAACCGATACTACATATAACCGATCCAACAATGATAAAGGAGATGTTGGGAAATTATAAAGACTTTCCGAAGACAAGAGGAGGAAACCCGTTACGGAATTTGCTAGCAATAGGGCTTGCGAATGTCGAAGGTGATCAATGGGAGAAACATCGAAAGATCATCAATTCGGCTTTTCTTGTTGAAAAGCTTAAGGTTTTGCTTCTTTGTCCATTAGTTAGGATTACATGTGACATACTGACATATTCTGAAAATTATAACCGAGTCATTTAGACGGAAGGGGCAAAACTACACCTTTTGCCACATCTAGTTGGAGTGGCGGATCTAGAATTTTTGATGGGGGCAAAAATGTCTCGCGTTCTTAATACGGTTCAaaataactttaaataaaatgaCTCTTTGCTAAATCGGTTTAAGAATCTTTAAGAAAATGACAGAGAATTTAAGCCGTTCATTGAAAGTTCGTGTAAATAAAGCCGTTAATTAACTATCTTTAAGTCTTTAAATAAATTATGAAATTACATATTATAATGATAAAGATATTTAATAAAtgataaacttttttttttttttttttttttttttttttttttgcaaaaaatcgaaaacatataaaaatgataaacttaGTTGATGTATACAACAAATAAAGATTAAATGAATACAATATCTGAGTATGTTTACAGTCGACGTATAGTAGACGCTTATCTGATCCATCCCACATCAGCTAGAGTGTATTGTTTATATGAATACAATGGCTATAAAAAGGTACTTATGAAGTTTTTTTTGAATGACAATTTTTTTGGCATTAatagatcatttctttcaacgacctGAGTGACTTTTAAGCAAACCTGGACAACTGTtacattaaaatatataatttaaaattttagtAATTATCAATTATCCACTGGGGGCCACTGACCTTTTTTGCATAGGGCTGGTTCAGCCGCCCTGGTTGGGATATTGCTCCTGTACTTTCTTAAAGATATTTAGTGTTTTATCATTTCTGCTTATGAGACTGTAAAGATAATTCTTATGTGTTTCATCGTAGCATATGGTACCTGTTTTTTATGAAAGTTGCAATGAGATGATTAGCAAGTGGGAAGAAGCATTTAAAGACAAAAGCTCATGTGAAATCGATGTGTGGCCTCATTTCCAAACTATGACTAGTGATGTAATATCTCGCACGGTCTTTGGCAGTAGCTCTGGTGAAGGAAGAAAGATATTTCAActtcaacaagaacaagttgaGCTAATAATAACAGCATCTCGATCTATCTACATTCCAGGATCACAGTCAGTACATCTACATCTGAATGTTTATGAAAACCAAATATGTTGTTAAATGCCACATTTTTACATTAAAGTCAATGATTCTAGGTTTTCATATTATTTTGTAGATTTCTACCAACAAAAAGCAACAAGAGGATAAAAGCAATTTACAAAGAAGTAAAGGGTTTGATAAGTAGTATTATTGACAAACGAGTGATAGAAATGAAAGCAATAAGAAGTAGCAAGGACGACCTCCTTGGCATACTATTAGACTCTAATTATAAAGAGATTAAACAGCGTGGAAATAAGAAATTTGGACTTAGCATAGACGATATCATAGAAGAATGCAAGCTTTTCTACTTTGCAGGCCAAGAGTCTACCGCAATTTTGCTTGTTTGGACTATGGTCTTGTTGGGTCAACACACATATTGGCAAGATCGTGCAAGACAAGAAGTTTTAAAGGTCTTTGGGGATAGAAAACCAGACATTGAGGGCTTAAATAAGCTAAAAATTGTACGTTTTCTATTTATTTTACTCCCCTCGTTTCAATGGCTTATAGCCTTATCCTATCATTTTTTAATTTGCAGATTAATAGTATCTTCCTCGAGGTTCTTAGGCTATACCCTCCTGCGCTAGCAATGTCACGAATCGTAAACAAAAAAATGAAACTAGGAAACATAATGTTGCCTGCAGGAACACACATTCAATTGCACACAATGCTTTTACATCATGATCCAGGTGTATGGGGTGAGGATGTGAAAGAGTTTAATCCGGATAGGTTTTCACAAGGTATATCAAAGGTAACCAAGGGGCAAACCGTGTATTTCCCCTTCGGTGGGGGTCCACGTGTATGCATTGGACAAAACTTTACTATGTTGGAAGCTAAAATGACGCTTGCTATGATTCTTTTGCGCTTCTCGTTTGAGCTCTCCCCATCGTATTCTCACGCTCCATATACTATCATCACTCTTCAACCTCAATTTGGcgcccacttaatcttgcataagCGCTAGTGTATTGTAGTTGTATTATCAGATTCCCGTTACACCACATTTAGGGTCAGCAACAATTATTTAATCTTCTCTGAAGATTATTACCGTATTGTTGGATATAAACTTTAAGTGTAAACAATAAAACAACTTACTTTTTGTGAAATAAAATATACGACAATTAGTGTTTGTATAGTTTAAAATGTGAGCAATTCTAAGTGAAAAATGCATGTGTGATGGTTTCATGCGCTTACAGTTGCATATAGATCTAGTTAAGACACCCATGGATTCACGGGTTATTTAAATCAAATATATTAAATTTTTGGAAAAAAAATGACATTATTACATTCACTATATGCAATAACATATGAAATTTGGTTAATTTGAACTTAATAACATATAGAGTAGATATGTTGTATATAGGTGACGATTAAAATAATTTCCAAATAAGTATATCAGCCGACAGGTAGGAATAGTATCCGGCTGACGTCATCATGGCGTCAACATTTTCGtcctgtagttttttttttttttgggttgttGTCTTTCTTTTAAAAGTGTATTCTTTCCGTAAAAACATTAGCAGGATGGGGCCATGGCCCAATATGACCTAATTACTAGTTGAATATAAATAATGCATTTTAAAATGTGAGAAATGAACAATATTTGAAGATAAATTGAATTTATACTATTCCCCATAACCCTCCTACATCATTAAAATATCTTTAGTTTATGATTCTCAATTAACCATCAAGACAATTCtttttcttcttgaaaaacaaagaaCTCACTAATCTCAGAAGGCATATACAACCAAATTGACCCCTGATCTACCATCTAAACTCGAACCATTATGCCACTAGGTACTAAATTACATAATGTATACATACTAACCACAATTCATTTCTTCACATACATATTTTGTTATATCCCCTGTTTCATCTTTTGATTGACCAGGAATAAAACTACTTAAAGACTCTTCATACATACATGTCCTATTAAAACACCATTTCAAATTAAAGCATTCCTTTAAAGATGATTTTAAGTTAAAACGGATTCCATAGAACGTCAAAGTAGTACATCTTAAGACTTAATGATTATGTCCATATTGTTGTTAAGTAGGTGACTTCTTGCGGTTGCATAGTCAATAAACATGGGTCTGCTTGAACAAAAATGGTCATTCATacaaaataatatttatttatgcAAAGTTTAAAGATAACAAAATTCAAAGAACTTAAAATCCATCAACTTATCAACGTCATGTAAATACGTACTGCAAAGTTTAAATAGCAAATGAACAATGAACAACAACTGACATACTAATTATGGACCCAGGTATTCAAATATAGCTCTTAAAGAGCTTGGTAGAAATAAAGAGTAATGGAAACATAAATAAAAAGATAAGTTCTCAGCCAAATATTCTTAAACATCACTAGCGAAGAAGCATAACTTTCAAAAAAACATTTACATGATTCCAAAATAAATACATCACTCAGAATCCACGCTTCATAAATGAACCAAGAATTAAGCAAATGAAACTACTGCACTAATAGACTGAATATATATCATTTGTGCAAAGAATAATAATACATACAAACTAATAAACTATATATTTTGTCATTAAAAGATATGAAAACATGTTCAAAAACTAAGATTTCCAACCCACACCCTTAAGGCAAAAGCAACATATACAAAAAGTATAAAATACTAACCATTAGATGTCAATGCATTTATAACAGTTGATTTTCAAGAACAATTGAGCAGTATTCCTAGAACTTGATGATAATCTCTATCTCATAAGGCTTGGAAGCAAAGGTACTGTAAACATAAATGTTCAAGAAATATAAATCAAACTGTATGGAATTCCATGTAATGCCTTTGCAAACTATATTGATTTGTACCGAGGTTAACACTTTAAGTGTTAAAATTATATATAACCAACAAAAAGAATATAATAGATAGATGACATACTGAAAGACGTATTGTTTCACACCTTAATGAAAGTGTGGAATCCTCATTAGCCTATGTTCATACCATTGTATGTTAAACTAACCTTGAGAAAGAACCATCATGTCATAACACATAGAAAAGAAATTATCAGCATCATACTCATGTTGTCTCTCCCACATTGTCTCCGCCTTTTCACATCTTTCTTCAAACTAAACCCTAACATGAATTACCTATTACCTATAACAACACACACAAAAACCTAAATCAAGAGACTAACAAAGCGGAAATTGGAACAAATGAAATTCCTAGATGTGGCAAATATGATTACTTAAGAGTTATAAACAAATGATATTGCTAGAGGTGGTCAAAACATATTGCGTATATTTTTTCTCATCACAATATCAAGCAACGAATTCTTGTTTCTTTGATTCATTATTTAAGTCGAATAGTCTCTTAACAAAGAGCAAATGCACCCCGGCATTTGATCAAATGCATGGTGTGTGTCCAACAAATAGTAAATTCTTGTTTCTTTAATTCATTATTATCCAAGTTGAGTAGTCCTCTAACAAAGAACAAATGCACTCCGTCATTTTCATCGAGCGCCTGGTGTGCATCCAACAAATATGAAGCTGATGAACATTTTTGAATGAGATAATCGATAAAGATGGATTAAAAAGGAAATAGAATGATAAAATCTTGACAAAATGAGATAATCGATTGGCTAAAAGGCTGTGAGTTTCAAATactttttgtttcaaattttttgTAGTCTCAAGGAAGGCGAAAAGATCGATTAAAAGAGCATGACATGTCACAACGGGTTCTGTTCAAAGATGCAAATTATAAAGGTGGGTGAAAATGGGTTGGGTTGACCCACCAACTTTATATACAGCAGTTGAACGATGCTATAGATGATATATCTTAAAGAAAACTGCTCGATCTTCACTCATCAAATGATTATAACAATAATTAGATTTAAAATATGTATTTTGTACAGGCTAAAAGCAAAGGCTTTTCTAATTACTAAAGGGTTCTTCACAAAGCTAAAACATGATTTTAGAGTATATGAATCATTGTTATAGACTTATTGTTTGTCGTCAATAAGGTATCACTTGACTGCATCTTAA
This window of the Rutidosis leptorrhynchoides isolate AG116_Rl617_1_P2 chromosome 7, CSIRO_AGI_Rlap_v1, whole genome shotgun sequence genome carries:
- the LOC139857116 gene encoding cytochrome P450 CYP72A219-like, translated to MELSPSLIVICGVGMLVVILIWRILDWVWFTPKKMEKCLREQGLKGTTYKLLYGDMKEMAKMITVAYSKPINLTDDIVPRVLSFTNIMVTTHGKNCFTWMGPKPILHITDPTMIKEMLGNYKDFPKTRGGNPLRNLLAIGLANVEGDQWEKHRKIINSAFLVEKLKHMVPVFYESCNEMISKWEEAFKDKSSCEIDVWPHFQTMTSDVISRTVFGSSSGEGRKIFQLQQEQVELIITASRSIYIPGSQFLPTKSNKRIKAIYKEVKGLISSIIDKRVIEMKAIRSSKDDLLGILLDSNYKEIKQRGNKKFGLSIDDIIEECKLFYFAGQESTAILLVWTMVLLGQHTYWQDRARQEVLKVFGDRKPDIEGLNKLKIINSIFLEVLRLYPPALAMSRIVNKKMKLGNIMLPAGTHIQLHTMLLHHDPGVWGEDVKEFNPDRFSQGISKVTKGQTVYFPFGGGPRVCIGQNFTMLEAKMTLAMILLRFSFELSPSYSHAPYTIITLQPQFGAHLILHKR